The proteins below are encoded in one region of Ostrea edulis chromosome 3, xbOstEdul1.1, whole genome shotgun sequence:
- the LOC130053357 gene encoding fibronectin type III domain-containing protein 1-like codes for MFLLDFLTECMTATPPCWYAYNVTLDDSFNGRSGGTTLVRRTALTSAPYLAVVLCSSTRYKLFLAANLTTTFLNIGDGNGSGEDHCELVGGSESTAVTAGDYVNSPAVSGAP; via the exons ATGTTCCTTCTTGACTTTTTGACAGAGTGTATGACTGCCACGCCCCCTTGCTGGTACGCCTACAACGTGACGTTGGACGATTCCTTTAATGGGCGTAGCGGAGGGACAACCCTTGTCAGGAGAACAGCTTTAACCTCGGCTCCCTACCTCGCTGTGGTGTTGTGCAGTAGTACAAG GTACAAGTTATTCCTTGCTGCTAACTTAACAACGACATTTTTAAACATTGGAGACGGGAATGGATCAGGGGAGGATCATTGTGAACTCGTGGGCGGGTCTGAATCCACAGCGGTAACTGCGGGAGATTACGTTAACTCTCCAGCTGTTTCAGGTGCACCTTAA